Proteins encoded together in one Oncorhynchus mykiss isolate Arlee chromosome 7, USDA_OmykA_1.1, whole genome shotgun sequence window:
- the LOC110528214 gene encoding LIM domain and actin-binding protein 1 isoform X4 has translation MEKKAQRPSEREEEKELMQVEDEVVPPSPCTPIEKPSVPLNSLKMMFEKGEGTKGKVRTGLHSSSSEDMDQRLGVLSPDRVVETTSLKERMAKYQSAATKKGPLVHTTSQSEREYNSLKENVAVSQALESYSRKVAVAETNGDGMDISSFKGSTSSSSSVHSDLPKAAWKFCLSARETCITCLKTVYPLERLVANTQIFHTTCFRCLHCNTKLSLGSYASLHGKVYCKPHFSQLFKAKGNYDEGFGHRPHKDLWTPRAEEEEEEGVDRVVEMRFTERAERAVVVSHPAETPLSPAKQSSPTVEESPLAKVTDLTASHETHSHISSTEKLSTAEKVPEARRLRVAWPPPADSDAGASPALEGGGVGRPWRAKWPPEGEVSSSTLSPDRAELKSLRRSSSLKERSRPFSVAPSLTNTNALGPREPRQPLKSLMERRGSLEDSCSTLKEPEPQLQRGREEKKEGSKPTPPSGSAVNGEISCEEVESLLATQDKKEEPMKKGKEAAMEDEEERASLKCKSASPDILASPPPQPKHNRSSQDVGFWEGEEGGEGEEGGEGEGEQLTIEEMIKRNRYYEEDEEEGEDDV, from the exons GTGAGGACAGGACTACACAGCAGCTCCTCCGAGGACATGGACCAGAGACTAGGAG TGTTGTCCCCTGACAGAGTGGTTGAGACCACCTCCCTGAAGGAAAGAATGGCCAAGTACCAGTCAGCCGCTACCAAAAAGGGCCCACTAGTACAcact ACCAGTCAGTCAGAGCGAGAGTATAACAGCCTGAAGGAGAATGTGGCTGTG AGCCAGGCTTTAGAGTCCTACAGCAGAAAAGTTGCTGTAGCAGAGACCAATG GGGATGGCATGGACATATCTAGTTTTAAGGGTAGcacctcatcttcctcctcagtCCACAGTGACTTGCCCAAGGCAGCCTGG AAGTTCTGCCTTTCCGCGAGGGAGACGTGCATTACGTGCCTAAAGACAGTGTACCCGCTGGAGAGGCTGGTGGCCAACACCCAGATCTTCCACACCACCTGCTTCCGCTGTCTCCACTGCAACACCAAGCTCAG CCTGGGGAGCTATGCCTCTCTAcacggtaaggtctactgcaAGCCCCACTTCAGCCAGCTGTTCAAGGCCAAAGGCAACTATGACGAGGGCTTTGGCCACCGCCCCCACAAGGACCTGTGGACGCCCCGTgccgaggaagaggaggaagaaggagtagACCGGGTAGTGGAGATGAGGTTTACGGAGCGGGCAGAAAGAGCTgtggtggtgtcccatccagCTGAGACACCACTCTCCCCAGCCAAGCAGTCCAGCCCCACGGTGGAGGAGTCTCCCCTGGCCAAGGTGACAGACCTGACTGCCTCTCATGAGACACACAGCCACATTTCCTCCACTGAGAAACTCTCCACCGCCGAGAAAGTCCCAGAGGCCCGCAGGCTTAGGGTTGCCTGGCCCCCTCCTGCTGACAGTGATGCTGGAGCCTCTCCTGCTCTGGAGGGTGGTGGTGTGGGCCGGCCCTGGAGGGCCAAGTGGCCCCCGGAGGGTGAGGTGTCATCGTCCACCCTGAGCCCCGACAGGGCCGAGCTGAAGAGCCTCAGGAGGAGCTCGTCTCTGAAGGAGCGCAGTCGGCCCTTCTCGGTGGCCCCCAGCCTCACCAACACCAATGCCCTGGGGCCACGGGAGCCACGCCAGCCCCTCAAATCCCTGATGGAGAGGAGGGGGTCGCTGGAGGACAGCTGCTCCACGCTTAAGGAACCAGAACCCCAActccagagggggagagaggagaagaaagaggggagCAAGCCCACACCGCCCAGCGGCAGTGCGGTGAACGGAGAGATCAGCTGCGAGGAGGTGGAGAGTCTCCTGGCAACGCAGGACAAGAAAGAAGAGCCGATGAAGAAAGGAAAAGAAGCAGCAATGGAAGATGAAGAGGAAAGGGCTTCTTTAAAATGCAAAAGTGCCTCTCCAGACATCCTAGCATCTCCGCCCCCGCAGCCCAAACACAACCGCAGTTCCCAGGATGTGGGCTtctgggagggggaggagggaggcgagggggaggagggaggcgaAGGGGAGGGGGAACAGCTCACCATAGAGGAGATGATCAAGAGGAACCGCTATtatgaggaagatgaggaggaaggggaagatgACGTCTGA